Within the Gemmatimonadaceae bacterium genome, the region ATCGCCGACAAGGTTCTGGAAGTACCGGTGCGAAAAACGGGCGGCGCCTGCATACCGCTCTCTGTAGTCAGACGGCGCCGTGGGCGGGAGGCCAACGGGGCCCCACGTGGCCAGCGCCACGTTGGAGGTGGTGTCCGGTGGCAGATCTTTGGCGTAGATGGTCACGTCATAGCCCCGCCGCTGAAGGAGGCGGGCAGTTGTGAGACCAACGACCCCGCATCCAATTACCGCAAAGCGCGTATTGAGCGTCCTCGACGCTTCTTCTACGGCGAGGTGAGCCGTCCCCCACGACAATGTCACACCGCGGCTGTCATGGCCGTAGTTGTGGATCACTGTTTTGGCGTCGAACTTCTCGCCCTTGACCAGAAACCCGCCCGCTCGCGCCGGCCGCAGACCGACGACGGTCCGGATGACGCGATCCCATGAGACGTTGACTCTCGCGAGCGTTCTCTGGATTCGCATGCCGCGCACGCGAGAGAAGCGGGGCGCACAGGATGATCCGAGCGTGGCGCCCAAGGTGGCGAGACCAACCGTCTTGAGGAGAGTCCGCCGGTTCATAGTTGATCCGCTCATAGGTTCTCTCTAGTGATGTTAGGCCGAAATCCACGAAGATCCAAAGATGAACATGTCTACGCGACAAGTTCGCCGAGTCGTTATGAACTCGCCGTCCCCTCGGCGCAAGTGGCGCAGCCCGCGTCGCGCAGGCTCAGTTCTCTACCCACAGATCCTCCATGCGCATCGCGGGCGAGACATGAAACGGGGTGTTCAGACCGCGGATTCGCCGATGGACGAACCAGGCGGTCGAAACTTGGATCAGCCGTACCATCGGAGGGTCAGCCCGAAATGTTTCCGAAATCTTGTCGGAGACCCGGTCCGCCTCGTCCGGGTCAGCCGTGTGCTCCAATCGTTCGATCAGGTCGAATGCCTCTTCGTTCGCGTACCTGAGCGGGTTGCCTCTCCCGAAATCTTTGCGCAATGCCCAGGGATAGTGAAGATGCATCCACGCCTCGAAATCGCCGGCGCCCAGCTTACCCCACATGATTGCGGCATCGTGCAACTGGATATCCATCTGCACGCCGACTCGCCGCAATTGCGCCTGGACGTAGACGGCCATCTTTTCGATGCCGGGTCCGCTTTCTACGCTGGCGGTAAAGCGGAACGGGCGTCCGTCCTTGTCGAGGATTCCGTCGCCATCGCGGTCCACCCAACCCGCAGCCTCGAGCAGCGTCCGCGCGAAAGCCGTGTCGTATGCCAGCGGCTCTGGCCAGTCGCGGCGGCGTAACTGCCTCCGCCTAACGATCGCGTCTATGATCAGCGCGTCGGGCGGTAGGTTCATCACACGCAGCAGCTCGCTACGGTCCAGGGCGTGCGTGAGAGCGAGCCGCACGCGCGGGTCACGGAAGAGCGGATGGTCGGCCTTCCAATAAATAGGAATCGCGGGCGAATTCAGTACACGATGGATACTGAAGCGCGCGTCGTTCGCGATGAGCGGGACCTGACTGTCCTCGCCCCTCGCCATGTCTACGTTTCCACTCAGCAATTCCGTCAGACCCGCCTCGCCAACGAACTTGAGGATAAGGCGTTGAATGCGTGGCTTGCCCTTGTAATAACCTGGATTGGCCTCGAACTCGATCAGTCTCCCGGGCAGGTAACGAACGAAGCGGAAGGGTCCGTTCCCCACGGGGTGCGTCCAGAAGTCCCACTCCCAGAACTTGCGTCGATCGAGCGACTTGAGCAGGTGCTCCGGGTAGTAGACGATGTCGTCGATGTAGTCCGGTCTCGGCGCGCCGATCCGTACCGTCGAGTCGTCGACGATCGTCGCGCTGTATCCGGTATACTCATCGTCGTACTGCGCGACCAGATCAACCGTGAACTTGACGTCCCGGGCGGTGACGGGTTCCCCGTCGTCCCATCTAACGTCGGTCCGCAGATGGTACGTCAACTCCTTGAAGTCGGTGGAAGGTTCCCAGCTTCGCGCCAGCCGGCCCTCGAGCTCGCCGTGCTCATTGAGCGTCGCGAGCGGAAGAAACATGAGGAAATCCAGATTCTGCCACTGGTCCGGCTGCAAGGCGCCCGCGTCCGGGACCGCCATGACTACTGTTGTGCCGCGGTTGAGCCCCGGATCGCGCGCCTCGCGACACGCGCCCGCAACAAGCAACGCAATGAGCGACGGAAGCAGCGCTGAACGGACGGTGGTCATCGACGCACTGTCTCATCTCCGGCTAGGGGTGCCGCGTGTGCTCCATCGGATCAGGAAAATCGCAATGAAAATATGGCCCGGTGAGCACTCTCCAGTCCACCGTTACGGGCGCGGGTCACTCCGACCGTTGCGCAATTCCGTAGATGAGTCTACACGATACGTGATCTGCGCATCGAGGCCGGGGCCGTTCATGTTCTGGGAGAAGCAAATTCGCTAAGCGGCAATTACACGGCAGCGATCGCGGCGAATGAGCGGCTTCTGGCGGTCAGTCGGGAGCTGCATGGACACGTCGCAGATCGCCCTCGCCTTCAATCAGCTTGCGATCGACTTCAGACACGTTGGACGCTTCGACGATGCCACCCGCGTGCTTGAACAGGCGCTTGCCATCAATCGGAGCAGGAAGAGCGAGGTCGGGATTGCACAGGGCCTTTACAACCTCTCGAACGTTGTCGCATCCACCGGAGATCTCGAGCGCGCGATTCAGCTTCGTGAGGAATCACTCGGCCACGCCGACCGGATCGGGGAGCGCCGGGGCCAGTCGCTCATCCTCACGTCACTCGGCGCCGCACAGCTGCAGATCGGGAATCGAGAGGCGGCGAGGCCGTACCTGGTGAGGGCTCTCGCTCTCGGCCCGCTGATTCATGCAGGAGTTCTACGACACGCTTCGTGACGGACGTCAGCCCGCACGCGCGCTACTGGAGGTACGTCAAAGGTACCTGGAGCGGGATGCAGGCGGGCATCCCTCGCGATGGGCTGCATTTGTGCTGGTGGGGGCGGTGCAACAGTAGACAACGTCCTGCGCGACTTACTCTGACGTTGCACAGTCATACACTGCGCAATGATTCCTGGCGCTAACGCAATGATTCCTGGCGCGACGACTCTTCCAACGCTTGCCACTGAGCGCCTCGAGCTCCGCTGGCTCGTACCCAGCGACCTGATTGGTTTTCGCGGGTGGGAATACGAGTTCTTCGAGTTTCGCATTCGGCAGGCCTAACATACGTTGCTGCGGACAAGCACTCTATTGAAGCTCGCTTCGCTCGCAACTATTTAGATGTGCTTGCAGCAGAACTTGAACGTTATCTAGCCGTAACTACCTGCGTATTGTATTGAAGACAACAGGATACTTCGAGCACGTTCGCAGGCGCCCCGATCGGGCTCGCATCCTCGACAAGTGGATCGAGCTAGCGATTAGCCAGCCGGTTGCCGAGAAGGTCCAATCCGATGGTCGTGTGCAGCGCTGGACATTCATCGCGTCGGAGGGGCGTTATCTTAGGATTGTATTGCTGGAGGATCGCGAGACCGTTCACAACGCATTCTTCGACCGCGGGTTCCGACCATGAATGTCAAGTACTTCAAGGACACAGATACAGCTCTGCTCGAGTTCTCAGATCAACCCGTGGACGAAACGCGGGAGATTTCGGAGAACGTGTATGTGGATCTGGACAAACAGGGGAACCTGGTCAGCATGACCATCGAACACGCCGCACGTCGGGCCTCCCTCCCGCACGTGAGTGTCGAAGAGATCGACGCGAGCGCCGTATAACGCCGGGCGTTAGACGGCGATGAGCCTCGGCCATGTTCAACGGCGATCAAGAACGCCTTCCGAGCCGACGTGTTGATTGCGCGAGGCGGACTCACCGTACTCTAGGGAATCATGGCCGCTGAATACACCTTATCGGACTGGTGAATGAGCCGACCGGGCTTGGTCGTGCAGTCGCTCGCTCGGCCATACAAGGTTACCATCCCGATGGTCGTGCTGGTGGGGATGGTCCCGTTTTACATCTTCATCGCCGGGCCAGCCCCGGGGCGGACGCAGCACGTTCCCGGGGTGGCGATCGGCGGCCTGCGTCCCAACGGCACCGTGATGGCGGGCGGCGGTGTCCGCGAGAAAAACGTGCGCAGTCTCTTGTCAGTCTCCGGGGTGCGAGAGGTTCACGTTCGACTCACTCGTCTGACACAGGGCGGACAACCGCCGGCTCGTCGTGACCTGAGTATCCGCAGGCCTTTGCCCAAAGACGAGGGAGCGTGGGAAGAGACGGACGAGCGGCGTGTGCGAAGCTTCGTCAGAACCGTGGCCGCCATATCCGAGCCCAGCCACGGCATGACCGCGGGTGAGTCAAGTCGCGACGCCTAGCGATCGCTGAAGCTGATCCAGCATCTCTTTATCTAGACATCAAGCAGTTCAGGCGGCCGACGTGGCGCCGACTCGCTTCAGCAATTCACGAACGGTAGCAGCGGCCTGCTCGACGACCTCACGCTCATCACATACCTCTACCACGCCGGCATGCATCATCACTCGGCCGTCGCATATCGTCGTATGCACGCACGCCGCGTTCGCGGCGTAAACCAGCTGCGACACGGGATCGTGCAGCGGCTGCGTCGCAGGCCCTGAGAAATCCACGAGAATGAGGTCCGCTGGAGCGCCAACCTCGATGCGACCGGAACCTAGGCGAAATACCTCCGCGGGCGTCGTCGTCGCCATCGCGAGCGCTTCCGCCGCCGACAGCGCAACGGCGCTGCGCTCTCTGTGCTTCTGCAGCAGCGCAGCGAGCTTCATCGCTTCGATCATGCTGAGCGTATTGTTCGATGCCGCGCCGTCGGTGCCGAGGCAGACACGCACACCCGCGGCGCGCGCTGCAGCCAGCGGGAAGATGCCGCCCGTAGCGAGCTTCAGATTCGCAGCCGGGTTCGTCACAAGCGACGCCCCGGCTGCGCCGAGGAGTGAGAGCTCGTCGTCGTCGAGGAACTGCCCGTGCGCCGCGACCAGCCGCGGCCCGATGAGACCTGACCGCTCGAGCAGCATTGTCGGCCGGCAGCCGTGGAGGCGGAGACAGTTCTCGACTTCGTCCTCGGTCTCCGAGAGATGGATGTGCACGAGCAGGTCGTGCTCGGTGGCGATCTCGCTCACCCATCTGAGATCGTCAGGTGTCACGGTGTAGACTGAGTGCGGCGCGGCGCACAGCCTGACGCGACCACTCTCGCTCGCAGGCGCTTCCCTCGCCAGTCGCTCGAGTGCCGCCTTCTGCCGCGTCACCATCTCCGCGTCCCCCGCGTCGATGATGGTCTGCCCGATCAGCGCGCGCACTCCCAGCTCCTCCGCCGCTCGCACGAGTGCCGGCCGATGCCAGTACATCTCGTTGAAGAACGTCGTCCCCCCGCGGATCATCTCGACGATGCCGAGTCGCGCGCCGGCGTAAACGTCCTCCTCGGTGAGCTGCGCCTCTGCCGGCCAGATACGCGTGCGCAGCCAATCCATCAGCGGCATGTCGTCCCCGTAACCGCGGAACAACACCATTGCCACGTGGGTGTGTCCGTTTCGGAAGGACGGGAACGCGTGCAGCCCCTGAGCGTCAATCACCCGAGCATCGTTTTTTTCACCACTTCGCCCGGTATCGGGAGTTCGCGCATGCGGACGAATCGATTCGATCCGCCCGTCGCTTATGGTGACGTCGTGCGCCTTGCCATTCAGGACGGCCGCGCGTATTTCCAGGTTCAAATTGCCTCGCTTCCTATTTCGAATTGAGAGTGCATTTGCGGACTGTCTCTCCAACCCGAGGTGACAAGCAAAATCGGGATGCGGCCTTCCACAAGCGTTGTAAACGTGCTCGAAGCCTGACTGTAGCGCTTAGCCCGCCATCGCTATCCGGAGAAACTATGCGCTCTATGTCGATAATCGCAGGACTCGTGACGTGCGCACTCCCGACGAGGGCACCTCCCGTCGCCGCTCAGAGCGCGGAGATCGCGCGTCTGATTGCAAAGATCGAAGCGCCGCAAGTGCCCAACCGGCAGGGCTACGACGCATTCACACTTGCGGAGCTGATGCAACGCGCGCGCGTGCCGGGAGTGAGCATCGCCGTCATCAAGGACTACCGGATCCACTGGGCGAAGGGTTACGGCGTCGCTGACGTCGAGACCGGTCGGCTCATTGACACGGGCACCGTGTTTCAGGCGGCGTCGATCAGCAAGCCGGTGTTCGCGATGACGGTGGTGAAGCTCGCACAGGATGGGAAGGTGTCGCTGGATGGTGATGTAAACGCCCTGCTCAAGTCGTGGCGCGTCCCGACGAGCGAGCACACGCGCGGACAGGTCGTAACGTTGCGCTCGCTGCTCAGTCACACTTCGGGCGCCGACGACGGATTCGGATTTCCCGGCTACAATCCCGACGAGCCGCGTCCTACGCTCGTGCAGATTCTGAACGGAGAAAAGCCGTCGAATGTCGGCCCGGTGACGTTCGCGCGCTCGCCGTATTCCGGCGCCAAGTATTCCGGTGGCGCCTTTACGGTCGCGCAGCTCGCAATCGTGGAGTTCATCGGGCGTCCGCTCGCTGATTTCACGCACGAGCTGCTCCTCGGGGCAATCGGCATGTCGCGCAGCTCATTCGAACAGCCGATCTCCGAAACGCTCGCTGCGAATGCGGCAAGCGCACACAATGGCGCGGGACGCCGGAATGTCGCGCCCTGGCACATCTATCCCGAGCAGGCGGCAGCGGGACTGTGGACCACGCCGGGCGATCTCGCGCGCTTCGCAATTGAGGTGCAACGCGCGATTCGCGGACCGAAGGGCGCAATACTGACGCAGACGTCAGCGCGCGAGA harbors:
- a CDS encoding amidohydrolase, encoding MNLEIRAAVLNGKAHDVTISDGRIESIRPHARTPDTGRSGEKNDARVIDAQGLHAFPSFRNGHTHVAMVLFRGYGDDMPLMDWLRTRIWPAEAQLTEEDVYAGARLGIVEMIRGGTTFFNEMYWHRPALVRAAEELGVRALIGQTIIDAGDAEMVTRQKAALERLAREAPASESGRVRLCAAPHSVYTVTPDDLRWVSEIATEHDLLVHIHLSETEDEVENCLRLHGCRPTMLLERSGLIGPRLVAAHGQFLDDDELSLLGAAGASLVTNPAANLKLATGGIFPLAAARAAGVRVCLGTDGAASNNTLSMIEAMKLAALLQKHRERSAVALSAAEALAMATTTPAEVFRLGSGRIEVGAPADLILVDFSGPATQPLHDPVSQLVYAANAACVHTTICDGRVMMHAGVVEVCDEREVVEQAAATVRELLKRVGATSAA
- a CDS encoding DUF2283 domain-containing protein, with the protein product MNVKYFKDTDTALLEFSDQPVDETREISENVYVDLDKQGNLVSMTIEHAARRASLPHVSVEEIDASAV
- a CDS encoding serine hydrolase domain-containing protein — protein: MSIIAGLVTCALPTRAPPVAAQSAEIARLIAKIEAPQVPNRQGYDAFTLAELMQRARVPGVSIAVIKDYRIHWAKGYGVADVETGRLIDTGTVFQAASISKPVFAMTVVKLAQDGKVSLDGDVNALLKSWRVPTSEHTRGQVVTLRSLLSHTSGADDGFGFPGYNPDEPRPTLVQILNGEKPSNVGPVTFARSPYSGAKYSGGAFTVAQLAIVEFIGRPLADFTHELLLGAIGMSRSSFEQPISETLAANAASAHNGAGRRNVAPWHIYPEQAAAGLWTTPGDLARFAIEVQRAIRGPKGAILTQTSAREMLMPIGTGGYAVGLGIAQRGQGWYFSHGGSNWGFQCLLVAHVRKGYGVVIMTNGDGGGQLLSEIEGRVAAAYGWDTLDKSIPR
- a CDS encoding ABC transporter substrate-binding protein; this encodes MTTVRSALLPSLIALLVAGACREARDPGLNRGTTVVMAVPDAGALQPDQWQNLDFLMFLPLATLNEHGELEGRLARSWEPSTDFKELTYHLRTDVRWDDGEPVTARDVKFTVDLVAQYDDEYTGYSATIVDDSTVRIGAPRPDYIDDIVYYPEHLLKSLDRRKFWEWDFWTHPVGNGPFRFVRYLPGRLIEFEANPGYYKGKPRIQRLILKFVGEAGLTELLSGNVDMARGEDSQVPLIANDARFSIHRVLNSPAIPIYWKADHPLFRDPRVRLALTHALDRSELLRVMNLPPDALIIDAIVRRRQLRRRDWPEPLAYDTAFARTLLEAAGWVDRDGDGILDKDGRPFRFTASVESGPGIEKMAVYVQAQLRRVGVQMDIQLHDAAIMWGKLGAGDFEAWMHLHYPWALRKDFGRGNPLRYANEEAFDLIERLEHTADPDEADRVSDKISETFRADPPMVRLIQVSTAWFVHRRIRGLNTPFHVSPAMRMEDLWVEN
- a CDS encoding tetratricopeptide repeat protein, giving the protein MSGFWRSVGSCMDTSQIALAFNQLAIDFRHVGRFDDATRVLEQALAINRSRKSEVGIAQGLYNLSNVVASTGDLERAIQLREESLGHADRIGERRGQSLILTSLGAAQLQIGNREAARPYLVRALALGPLIHAGVLRHAS
- a CDS encoding FAD-dependent oxidoreductase, which encodes MSGSTMNRRTLLKTVGLATLGATLGSSCAPRFSRVRGMRIQRTLARVNVSWDRVIRTVVGLRPARAGGFLVKGEKFDAKTVIHNYGHDSRGVTLSWGTAHLAVEEASRTLNTRFAVIGCGVVGLTTARLLQRRGYDVTIYAKDLPPDTTSNVALATWGPVGLPPTAPSDYRERYAGAARFSHRYFQNLVGDDYGVHWRENYSDGGAARLARLKNDPFRDLYVDLQELGPEDHPFPAAGVLRWLTLLIEPPIFLNALMRDFQLAGGRIVVREFPDLRSLLALPEPVLMNCTGLGARSLFNDQELNPRKGQLTVLPPQPEVDYIADIAGDMVSRKDGVLLGGTSEPNVWTLEPNQDAMRGVMASHMDFFNRMK